A section of the Hippea sp. KM1 genome encodes:
- a CDS encoding AMP-binding protein yields the protein MLSYAFEGSTTKFIAKTIGDMLDENAEKYANNDCIVSLHQGVRMTYREFKQEVDRLAKGLLALGIKKGDKVAIWSTNNVEWVLTQFATAKIGAVLVTINPAYRTNELEYALKQSEVNTLILIENFKTSDYIHMFYEVAPFARGAIPGQIHSNKLPHLRNVICISDTKHTGMFKWKDVLAMASKVDDSELRDRQRILDFDDAINIQYTSGTTGFPKAATLSHFNIINNGFFVGEAMKFTDKDRLCVPVPFYHCFGMVMSNLTCVTHGATIVLPSEYFNAEATLEAVEKEKCTALHGVPTMFIAELEHPRFKEFDLTSLRTGIMAGSPCPVEVMKRVNKEMHMEQVEIAYGQTEASPVITQTLADDTLEHRTETVGRPLPFIEVKIIDPETGRILPVGEQGELCARGYNVMKYYYNNPEATKEAIDEDGWLHTGDLATMDEDGYFKITGRIKDMIIRGGQNIYPREIEEFLYTHPKIADVQVIGVPDRKYGEEVCAWIRLKEGETATEEEIKEYCKGRIAHYKIPRYIKFTDSFPMTVTGKIRKVEMREISIKELGLEDIAKIKTA from the coding sequence ATGTTAAGTTATGCGTTTGAGGGTTCAACGACCAAATTCATCGCCAAGACCATAGGCGATATGCTGGATGAGAATGCAGAAAAGTATGCAAACAACGACTGTATCGTTAGCCTCCATCAAGGCGTAAGGATGACATACAGGGAGTTTAAGCAGGAGGTTGACAGGCTTGCAAAGGGGCTTTTAGCCTTGGGCATCAAAAAGGGCGATAAGGTGGCCATATGGTCAACAAATAATGTGGAGTGGGTGTTAACGCAGTTTGCCACGGCCAAGATAGGCGCCGTTTTGGTTACGATAAACCCAGCATACAGGACAAACGAGCTTGAGTATGCGCTTAAGCAGTCCGAGGTTAATACGCTGATATTAATAGAGAACTTCAAAACCTCTGATTATATACACATGTTTTATGAGGTTGCCCCGTTTGCAAGGGGTGCCATACCCGGACAGATCCATTCAAACAAGCTGCCCCATCTTAGGAATGTTATATGCATAAGCGATACCAAACATACAGGCATGTTTAAGTGGAAGGATGTTCTTGCGATGGCATCGAAGGTGGACGATAGCGAGCTTAGGGATAGGCAGAGGATACTCGATTTTGATGATGCCATAAACATCCAATACACCTCAGGCACGACCGGATTTCCTAAGGCTGCCACATTGAGCCACTTCAACATAATCAACAACGGCTTCTTTGTCGGAGAGGCGATGAAGTTTACCGATAAGGATAGGCTGTGCGTGCCCGTGCCGTTCTATCACTGCTTTGGTATGGTTATGAGCAATTTGACATGCGTTACCCACGGTGCAACGATAGTTCTGCCGAGTGAGTATTTCAACGCCGAGGCCACACTTGAGGCCGTTGAGAAGGAGAAGTGCACCGCACTGCACGGGGTTCCAACGATGTTTATTGCCGAGCTTGAGCATCCACGCTTTAAGGAGTTTGACCTAACCAGCCTAAGAACAGGCATCATGGCCGGTTCGCCTTGCCCTGTTGAGGTTATGAAGAGGGTAAACAAAGAGATGCATATGGAGCAGGTCGAGATAGCATACGGCCAGACCGAGGCAAGTCCCGTTATAACCCAGACATTGGCCGATGATACGCTTGAGCATAGGACGGAGACGGTTGGAAGACCGCTACCGTTTATAGAGGTTAAGATAATAGACCCAGAAACCGGCAGGATATTGCCGGTTGGCGAGCAGGGTGAGCTGTGCGCCAGGGGTTATAATGTCATGAAGTATTATTACAACAACCCTGAGGCAACAAAAGAGGCGATAGATGAGGATGGATGGCTGCATACGGGGGATCTGGCAACAATGGATGAGGATGGCTATTTTAAGATTACAGGCAGAATAAAGGATATGATCATCAGGGGTGGTCAGAACATCTATCCGAGGGAGATAGAGGAGTTTCTCTATACCCATCCAAAGATCGCCGATGTCCAGGTTATCGGTGTGCCTGACAGGAAATACGGCGAGGAGGTTTGCGCCTGGATCAGGCTTAAAGAGGGTGAGACGGCAACAGAAGAGGAGATTAAGGAGTATTGCAAGGGCAGGATAGCCCATTACAAGATTCCAAGATACATCAAGTTTACCGACTCATTCCCCATGACCGTTACGGGCAAGATCAGGAAGGTGGAGATGAGGGAGATCTCCATAAAAGAGCTCGGCCTTGAGGATATAGCAAAGATAAAAACGGCATAA
- a CDS encoding acyl-CoA synthetase, producing the protein MTRHNMVNYDEEVKNFKLEVPEYYNFAFDVVDKWAEDRTKLALVWADTPGKNIKKYTFWDISVMSNKFANVLLKLGIKKGDNVFVMVPRIVEWYAVMLGLNKVGAVALPAPNILMAEDIRYRIRKGEAVMAIASASNASKVEEACSNGDCPSLKVKMIIDGDLEGWLSFENQMDMASDKLSRDDVEPTKATDPLLIYFTSGTTKYPKMVMHDQAYALAHIVTAKYWHDLKPTDLHWTISDTGWGKAVWGKLYGQWQIGAAVFMHNAGAHFDPKITLKLLTTQGITSFCAPPTVYRMLIQEDLSQYDFSSLRHCTSAGEPINPEVIKAWKNATGTLIYDGYGQTETVLIVANYPCMPIKYGSMGKPVPGYDVRIVDDDGNDMPVGEPGHIAVKIKPNHPIGIAKEYYKDEAATAEAFRGDFYYTGDRAYMDADGYFWFYGRADDVIKSSGYRIGPFEVESALQEHPAVAESAVVGSPDPIRGTIVKAFIILAKGYEPSEELIKDIQDFVKSKTAPYKYPREIEFVKELPKTISGKIKRAVLRRMEIEKKLGKKGTNGSFV; encoded by the coding sequence ATGACAAGGCATAACATGGTGAATTACGATGAAGAGGTTAAGAACTTTAAGCTTGAGGTGCCCGAGTATTACAACTTTGCGTTTGATGTTGTGGATAAGTGGGCCGAAGACAGGACAAAGCTGGCCCTTGTATGGGCGGATACCCCGGGTAAGAACATAAAGAAATACACCTTTTGGGATATATCGGTGATGTCCAACAAGTTTGCCAATGTTCTGCTTAAGCTGGGCATCAAAAAGGGCGATAATGTGTTTGTTATGGTTCCCCGCATCGTTGAGTGGTATGCGGTTATGCTGGGGCTTAATAAGGTGGGTGCTGTGGCCCTGCCTGCACCAAACATATTGATGGCTGAGGATATAAGATACAGGATCAGGAAGGGTGAGGCCGTTATGGCTATAGCCAGCGCCTCCAATGCCTCGAAGGTTGAAGAGGCCTGCTCAAACGGCGACTGCCCAAGCCTGAAGGTCAAAATGATTATAGATGGAGACCTTGAGGGGTGGCTATCGTTTGAGAATCAGATGGATATGGCCTCGGATAAACTCTCAAGGGACGATGTTGAGCCGACAAAGGCTACCGATCCGCTTTTGATATACTTCACAAGCGGCACAACGAAGTATCCCAAGATGGTGATGCATGATCAGGCATACGCCTTAGCCCACATCGTTACGGCCAAATACTGGCACGACCTAAAACCCACCGACCTGCACTGGACGATTTCCGATACAGGGTGGGGAAAGGCCGTCTGGGGCAAGCTATACGGACAGTGGCAGATAGGCGCTGCTGTCTTTATGCATAATGCGGGTGCTCACTTTGACCCAAAGATAACGCTGAAGCTTTTAACCACCCAGGGCATAACATCCTTCTGTGCTCCGCCGACGGTTTACAGGATGTTGATTCAGGAGGATTTGAGCCAGTATGACTTTTCATCCTTGAGACATTGCACATCCGCCGGTGAGCCTATAAACCCTGAGGTGATAAAGGCGTGGAAGAATGCAACAGGCACATTGATTTACGATGGTTATGGTCAGACGGAGACCGTTTTGATTGTGGCCAATTATCCGTGCATGCCGATAAAGTATGGTTCTATGGGTAAGCCCGTGCCGGGTTATGATGTGAGGATTGTTGATGATGATGGAAACGATATGCCTGTTGGTGAGCCCGGCCATATAGCCGTTAAGATAAAACCCAACCACCCGATAGGCATAGCTAAGGAGTATTACAAGGACGAGGCCGCAACGGCTGAGGCCTTCAGGGGTGATTTCTATTACACGGGCGATAGGGCCTATATGGATGCGGATGGTTATTTCTGGTTCTATGGAAGGGCCGACGATGTTATTAAGTCTTCGGGATACAGGATTGGACCGTTTGAGGTTGAAAGCGCCCTTCAGGAGCATCCGGCTGTAGCAGAAAGCGCCGTTGTTGGAAGCCCGGATCCCATAAGGGGTACGATTGTTAAGGCGTTTATCATACTTGCAAAGGGTTATGAACCCTCAGAGGAGCTAATCAAGGATATTCAGGATTTTGTCAAGAGCAAGACAGCACCTTACAAATACCCGAGGGAGATAGAGTTTGTTAAGGAATTGCCCAAGACCATAAGCGGTAAGATCAAGAGGGCGGTTTTGAGGAGAATGGAGATAGAGAAGAAATTGGGCAAAAAAGGCACAAACGGTTCGTTTGTTTAG
- a CDS encoding UDP-N-acetylmuramoyl-L-alanyl-D-glutamate--2,6-diaminopimelate ligase, which yields MECLDRIEAFRPIDMVYDSRQVGEGFVFFAIKGANVNANRFVPDILDRFKRVLVVSEESFGDERCIRVDDVRRCMGLAADRFFNRPSKRLKVVGITGTNGKTTTTYLLRSIFENSEIIGTTGWTLKEERFKLNNTTPESLDLHRILNRMVLADTEYCFVEVSSHALSFNRIEGVDFALKVFTNISQDHLDFYGSFENYAKTKLSFFERLKPKVVNADDDYGRTLIDAATISYGFSEFAFIRPIVYEYSLDGIKAKLNAAGRILNITSPLIGDYNLYNIMASVGVAFFFGVDFDRIEEGIAKSKGAPGRLEFFKKDGAYAVVDYAHTDDAMRNVLLTLNKIKKNRIITVFGAGGDRDKTKRPKMGSVAEELSDVVVITSDNPRSEEPIAIIEDILKGIKDKKKVIVEPDRFEAIKKALDMAEKGDIVAILGKGHEDYQILRDKTIHFDDRETVKKLWNLE from the coding sequence ATGGAGTGTTTGGATAGGATAGAGGCATTCAGGCCGATTGATATGGTTTATGATTCCCGCCAGGTTGGTGAGGGTTTTGTCTTTTTTGCCATAAAGGGTGCAAATGTAAATGCAAACAGGTTTGTGCCGGACATTCTGGATAGATTCAAAAGGGTATTGGTTGTAAGCGAGGAGTCCTTTGGTGATGAGCGGTGTATAAGGGTTGATGATGTAAGAAGATGTATGGGGCTTGCAGCCGATAGGTTCTTTAATCGTCCGTCCAAAAGACTCAAGGTTGTGGGTATTACAGGCACAAACGGCAAGACAACCACAACATACCTTCTAAGGAGCATCTTTGAGAATAGCGAGATTATAGGAACAACCGGATGGACGCTGAAGGAGGAGAGGTTTAAGCTAAACAACACAACGCCTGAGTCGTTGGATCTGCACAGGATACTAAACAGGATGGTTTTGGCCGATACAGAGTATTGCTTTGTTGAGGTTTCCTCTCATGCCTTGAGCTTTAACAGGATCGAGGGTGTCGATTTTGCTTTGAAGGTGTTTACCAACATATCGCAAGATCACCTGGATTTTTACGGCAGTTTTGAGAATTATGCAAAAACAAAGCTTTCTTTCTTTGAAAGGTTGAAGCCCAAGGTTGTAAACGCCGATGATGATTATGGCAGAACGCTTATAGATGCTGCCACAATCAGCTATGGTTTTTCTGAATTTGCTTTCATAAGGCCTATAGTTTATGAGTATTCGCTTGATGGCATAAAGGCCAAGCTCAATGCGGCAGGCAGAATTCTCAATATAACATCGCCGTTGATAGGTGATTATAACCTCTATAACATAATGGCCTCTGTTGGTGTTGCCTTCTTCTTCGGGGTGGATTTTGACAGGATTGAGGAGGGTATAGCAAAAAGCAAGGGCGCACCGGGCAGGCTTGAGTTTTTCAAAAAAGACGGTGCCTATGCCGTTGTCGATTATGCCCATACGGATGATGCAATGAGGAATGTTTTGTTGACCCTGAATAAGATAAAGAAGAACAGAATCATAACGGTCTTTGGTGCAGGTGGCGATAGGGATAAAACAAAGAGGCCCAAGATGGGGTCTGTGGCAGAAGAGTTAAGCGATGTTGTTGTGATTACAAGCGACAACCCAAGGAGCGAGGAGCCTATAGCCATAATTGAGGATATATTGAAGGGCATAAAGGACAAGAAGAAGGTTATAGTTGAGCCTGACAGGTTTGAAGCCATAAAGAAGGCCCTGGATATGGCTGAAAAAGGCGATATAGTGGCCATTCTGGGCAAGGGGCATGAGGATTACCAGATTTTGAGGGATAAGACAATCCACTTTGACGATAGAGAGACGGTGAAGAAGCTTTGGAATTTGGAATAG
- a CDS encoding UDP-N-acetylmuramoyl-tripeptide--D-alanyl-D-alanine ligase, whose amino-acid sequence MEFGIGELIELLKPREVSIDKNCTVRGFSIDSRTIKGGEAFVGIRGGRFDGVDFACDAVRKAKTFAIVEKRINCPHMVVDDALEALKRLAAFKLKKSKAVSIAVVGSVGKTTTKELVADFLSCRYSVCRSFENENNAIGVCKTLLRVEDEDFCVVEVGINRPGEMEGIAAFFKPDNVLFLNVAPTHIGNFKNIEVIFEEKSKIIGDGAKLVYNADDVMLKEAFENRDNSFGFCFLHDCAFRAKGNERIQVKDTIFEKPFGLNPYTVLAAYSAAEVFGGFEDGECFKNKLASFEPVGYRMRREVLKDRLFILDCYNANVNSMKHAIDELSKLSGRKLAILGDMFELGDMSEEFHREVGRYLNNKGVELLAVGRDAFFIFEGFLGRKHYLKTKVEAVEFLRDRLSEYDVILLKASRGMRLEDIFEQLRGSQ is encoded by the coding sequence TTGGAATTTGGAATAGGCGAGCTGATTGAGCTTTTAAAACCCAGGGAAGTTTCGATAGATAAAAACTGCACCGTAAGGGGCTTTTCCATCGATTCACGCACCATAAAAGGGGGTGAGGCTTTTGTCGGCATAAGGGGGGGGCGGTTCGATGGGGTTGACTTTGCTTGCGATGCTGTCAGAAAGGCAAAGACATTTGCCATAGTGGAGAAGAGAATAAACTGCCCCCACATGGTTGTCGATGATGCCCTTGAGGCCTTGAAGAGACTTGCGGCGTTTAAGCTAAAAAAATCAAAAGCGGTTTCGATTGCCGTTGTTGGCTCTGTGGGTAAGACAACAACCAAGGAGCTTGTGGCGGATTTTCTATCCTGCAGGTATTCGGTTTGCAGAAGCTTTGAGAATGAAAACAACGCCATAGGTGTGTGCAAGACGCTTTTAAGGGTTGAGGATGAGGATTTCTGTGTTGTTGAGGTGGGCATAAACAGGCCGGGTGAGATGGAGGGGATAGCGGCCTTCTTTAAGCCGGATAATGTGCTGTTTTTGAATGTTGCACCGACGCACATAGGAAACTTCAAAAACATAGAGGTCATCTTTGAGGAGAAATCCAAGATCATAGGCGATGGTGCTAAGCTGGTTTACAATGCCGATGATGTAATGCTCAAAGAGGCCTTTGAAAACAGGGATAACTCATTCGGTTTTTGTTTCTTGCACGATTGTGCGTTTAGGGCCAAAGGTAATGAGAGGATACAGGTAAAAGATACGATTTTTGAAAAGCCGTTTGGCTTAAACCCCTATACGGTTCTTGCCGCCTATAGCGCTGCTGAAGTCTTTGGCGGTTTTGAGGATGGGGAGTGCTTTAAAAATAAACTGGCTTCATTTGAGCCTGTAGGATACAGGATGAGGCGTGAGGTCCTTAAGGATAGGCTGTTTATTCTTGACTGCTATAACGCCAATGTAAACTCCATGAAACATGCGATTGATGAGTTATCTAAATTAAGCGGAAGGAAGTTGGCCATATTGGGTGATATGTTTGAGCTTGGGGATATGTCTGAAGAATTCCACAGGGAGGTTGGAAGGTATTTGAACAACAAGGGTGTGGAATTGTTGGCTGTTGGCAGGGATGCCTTTTTCATCTTTGAGGGCTTCTTGGGAAGGAAACATTACTTAAAAACCAAGGTCGAAGCCGTTGAGTTTCTAAGGGATAGGCTTTCTGAATACGATGTGATTTTGCTTAAGGCCTCACGAGGCATGAGGCTTGAGGATATATTTGAACAGCTAAGAGGGAGTCAATAG
- the murD gene encoding UDP-N-acetylmuramoyl-L-alanine--D-glutamate ligase, which yields MLVGVVGFGKSGQAAYRLLKDRGFDVYVFDDRVELNGDGLFGKDRADRFFDIEFDEVVLSPGIKPYHPFVKHCIERRIRIISELELGYRYAKGEIIAITGTNGKSTTVALVERILKGSSRKALACGNYGLPLSEAVFFDADYYVVEASSYQLEFIDGFRPHIAAILNIAFDHLGWHGSMDNYIEAKKKIYKNQTNRDFFIKNDSDGYSFDGKAELFLVSSKSRDADCFYNRDGVVVNRPDRLKIDKTGLFGSKVFENVAFASVIGLLCGVQGKIIKEVVGAMSNLDHRIEFVDEIEGVKFYNDSKATNLDAVEAAINSFDEDVGIVLILGGKHKGEPYSKLLPLFEKRVKAIVVYGDDRKLILTELEKFLPIPLPALNIWGAVRAAFEVAAKGDVVLFSPGGSSCGPYKNFEERGEAFKEEVKKFKKEYEEVPLV from the coding sequence ATGCTGGTCGGTGTGGTTGGTTTTGGAAAAAGCGGGCAGGCTGCATACAGGCTGCTTAAGGATAGAGGCTTTGATGTCTATGTGTTTGACGATAGGGTTGAGCTTAATGGCGATGGTTTGTTTGGTAAGGATAGGGCGGATAGGTTCTTTGATATTGAATTTGATGAGGTTGTCCTAAGCCCGGGTATAAAGCCGTACCATCCGTTTGTTAAGCACTGCATAGAGAGACGGATAAGGATTATAAGCGAACTTGAGCTTGGCTATAGGTATGCGAAAGGCGAAATAATTGCAATAACAGGCACAAACGGTAAATCGACCACCGTTGCCCTGGTGGAGAGGATTCTGAAAGGGTCGAGCAGAAAGGCCTTAGCATGTGGTAATTACGGTCTGCCTCTGAGTGAGGCCGTTTTTTTTGATGCGGATTACTATGTGGTTGAAGCAAGCAGCTATCAGCTTGAGTTTATAGACGGTTTTAGGCCCCACATAGCGGCTATTTTAAATATAGCCTTTGACCATCTGGGCTGGCATGGGAGTATGGATAATTACATAGAGGCCAAAAAGAAGATATACAAAAACCAGACGAATAGGGATTTCTTCATAAAGAACGATAGCGATGGGTATAGCTTTGATGGTAAGGCTGAGTTGTTTTTGGTTTCATCGAAAAGCAGGGATGCCGATTGTTTTTATAACAGAGACGGCGTTGTTGTAAATAGGCCTGATAGGCTTAAGATAGATAAAACAGGACTATTTGGTTCTAAGGTCTTTGAGAATGTTGCATTCGCATCGGTTATTGGCCTTTTGTGCGGTGTTCAGGGGAAAATAATAAAGGAGGTGGTTGGAGCGATGAGTAATTTAGACCACAGGATAGAGTTTGTCGATGAGATTGAAGGGGTTAAGTTTTACAACGATTCTAAGGCCACGAACTTGGATGCCGTTGAGGCGGCTATAAATTCGTTTGATGAAGATGTGGGTATCGTTTTGATATTGGGGGGAAAGCACAAGGGTGAGCCTTACTCTAAGCTGTTGCCGCTGTTTGAAAAGAGGGTTAAGGCTATTGTTGTTTACGGTGATGATAGAAAGCTCATATTGACAGAGCTTGAGAAGTTTTTACCCATACCGCTGCCTGCTTTGAATATCTGGGGTGCCGTTAGGGCCGCCTTTGAGGTGGCAGCAAAGGGTGATGTGGTGTTGTTTAGCCCGGGTGGTTCAAGTTGCGGGCCTTATAAGAACTTTGAGGAGCGTGGAGAGGCTTTCAAGGAGGAGGTAAAGAAGTTTAAGAAGGAGTATGAAGAAGTCCCCCTGGTTTAG
- the mraY gene encoding phospho-N-acetylmuramoyl-pentapeptide-transferase encodes MLYYIFYQKLIGLFSPFNVFHYITFRMIMASLTSLGLSLWLGRILIPKLKSMQFEDSFKGYEPQTHKQKSGTPTVGGLIIWGGFFASALMWIRFDSPLVWVVLLGSFLFMLIGFLDDLLKIKRGKNNGLKARTKFFLQTVVGVVVSLLIFRIENILTGCAGCLYLPFIKQGVFDLGYFYLIIAVFVIVGSSNAVNLTDGLDGLATGPSLTTIFSLTVFAYATGNAIFSRYLHLPYVVGAGEISVLLAALSGSLLGFLWYNCYPAEVFMGDTGSLALGGFLGIVAVAIKEEVVLAIAGGIFVLETVSVIIQVASYKTTGERIFRMAPIHHHFELKGWPESKVIVRFWIISLVLALLSLTALKLR; translated from the coding sequence ATGCTTTACTATATCTTCTATCAAAAGTTAATTGGTTTGTTTTCCCCGTTTAATGTTTTTCATTACATAACATTCAGGATGATCATGGCTTCACTTACATCGCTTGGTTTGTCTTTGTGGTTGGGCAGGATTCTAATCCCTAAGCTTAAGAGTATGCAATTTGAGGATAGTTTTAAGGGGTATGAGCCTCAGACGCATAAACAGAAAAGCGGCACCCCCACGGTGGGCGGGCTTATCATATGGGGCGGTTTCTTTGCATCGGCCCTGATGTGGATACGGTTTGATTCACCGCTTGTATGGGTAGTGTTGCTTGGGAGTTTTCTGTTTATGCTTATAGGCTTTTTGGATGATTTGCTGAAGATAAAGAGGGGCAAGAACAACGGACTTAAGGCCAGGACAAAGTTCTTTTTACAAACAGTTGTGGGGGTTGTTGTATCTTTGTTGATCTTTAGGATTGAGAACATATTGACGGGTTGTGCAGGTTGTCTCTATTTGCCGTTTATTAAACAGGGTGTCTTTGATCTTGGCTATTTCTATCTGATTATAGCCGTTTTTGTTATAGTGGGCAGCTCAAACGCTGTAAATCTGACAGATGGCCTTGATGGGTTGGCCACCGGTCCTTCTTTAACCACGATATTCTCCTTGACGGTTTTTGCCTATGCCACGGGTAATGCCATATTCTCCCGCTATCTGCACCTTCCGTATGTTGTGGGTGCTGGCGAGATTAGCGTGTTGCTTGCCGCCCTGTCCGGTTCTCTGTTGGGATTTTTGTGGTATAACTGCTATCCGGCCGAGGTGTTTATGGGCGATACGGGCTCCTTGGCTTTGGGCGGTTTTTTGGGGATAGTGGCTGTGGCTATTAAGGAGGAGGTTGTCCTTGCCATAGCCGGTGGTATATTTGTTTTGGAGACCGTATCGGTGATTATACAGGTTGCAAGCTATAAGACCACCGGCGAGCGCATATTCCGCATGGCCCCGATCCATCACCACTTCGAGCTAAAGGGGTGGCCTGAATCGAAGGTTATCGTCAGGTTCTGGATAATATCGTTGGTGCTGGCCTTGTTGAGCTTGACGGCGCTTAAGTTGAGGTGA
- a CDS encoding FtsW/RodA/SpoVE family cell cycle protein → MKKSPWFRPSFIILPYFLLLAIGIVEVWSSSYYFAFKRFSDPNFFLKRQAVFASLSIAVAWFFSVLNYRFLKKISLILVVFALFLLVFLHIDGVNVRGATRWLKIGRFMFEPSGFAQLALLIYIADFISRKQQFKDDITRGVMPVAAVVGIFFLLIAVEPDVGSAALLILVFLIMIYVFGYKPKHIVMLVMPAAVVAAAVIYTNPNKVQRVINFFITGKVNYQVEHALVALGSGGLLGAGPAKGIYKSLFVPDSYNDFIMAGIGEDFGFLGVLAVIVLLSFLLLFVFEVSVRCKDTFGKALSFGVGVLLSLEAIINLFSVYHIMPPKGITMPLLSYGGTSLLVDGALIGMVLSVYRRCPNGEEA, encoded by the coding sequence ATGAAGAAGTCCCCCTGGTTTAGGCCATCTTTTATTATTTTGCCATACTTTCTTTTGCTTGCTATAGGCATAGTTGAGGTGTGGTCGTCCTCTTACTATTTTGCGTTTAAGAGGTTTTCAGACCCCAACTTCTTTCTTAAAAGGCAGGCGGTCTTTGCTTCTTTATCCATAGCGGTTGCCTGGTTTTTTTCTGTTCTCAACTATAGGTTCTTGAAGAAAATATCGCTGATTTTGGTTGTTTTTGCCCTGTTTTTGCTTGTGTTTTTACACATAGACGGTGTGAATGTCAGAGGGGCGACCCGATGGCTCAAGATAGGCAGATTTATGTTTGAGCCCAGCGGGTTTGCCCAACTGGCTTTGTTGATATATATAGCCGATTTTATCAGCAGGAAGCAGCAGTTTAAGGATGACATCACAAGGGGCGTGATGCCTGTGGCAGCTGTTGTTGGTATCTTCTTTCTGCTTATTGCTGTTGAGCCGGATGTCGGGAGTGCTGCACTCTTAATATTGGTGTTTTTGATTATGATATATGTGTTTGGTTATAAGCCCAAGCATATCGTAATGCTTGTTATGCCTGCTGCCGTTGTCGCTGCGGCTGTGATCTATACAAACCCCAACAAGGTTCAGAGGGTTATAAACTTCTTTATCACAGGCAAGGTCAACTATCAGGTGGAGCACGCCCTGGTTGCCTTAGGCAGCGGCGGGCTTTTGGGTGCAGGGCCTGCTAAGGGTATATACAAAAGCCTCTTTGTGCCGGATTCCTATAACGATTTTATTATGGCGGGTATCGGTGAGGATTTCGGGTTCTTGGGCGTTCTGGCCGTTATCGTGCTTCTATCTTTTCTGCTGTTGTTTGTGTTTGAGGTGTCGGTTAGGTGCAAGGATACATTTGGCAAGGCCTTAAGCTTCGGCGTGGGCGTTTTGTTGTCTTTGGAGGCCATTATTAACCTATTTAGCGTTTACCATATCATGCCGCCAAAGGGTATTACCATGCCTCTTTTGAGCTATGGGGGAACATCGCTTCTTGTTGATGGTGCCTTGATTGGTATGGTTTTGAGTGTTTATAGAAGGTGTCCCAATGGAGAAGAAGCTTAA
- a CDS encoding histidine phosphatase family protein, protein MEKKLKYLFKSEIYDIYIVRHPEVENYYRNVFNGHIDVDLSERGYKQAEELVRFFEDKNIRYVYTSPLKRCRVVADGFEKTRVIVDERLKERSFGIFESLSWEEIEYRFPEEARAFLDDPFFYRPKNGESFEDVHKRVKDFISERLSSLDGNVLIVAHGGVNRVFIMEFLSLKGSSVLNISQDYACINHFESDGDFMLVKLINGKVCFDRGV, encoded by the coding sequence ATGGAGAAGAAGCTTAAGTATTTGTTTAAGAGTGAGATCTATGATATTTATATTGTCAGGCATCCAGAGGTTGAGAATTATTATAGGAATGTATTTAACGGGCATATAGATGTGGATCTTTCTGAAAGGGGTTATAAGCAGGCTGAGGAGCTTGTCAGGTTTTTTGAGGATAAGAACATACGGTATGTTTATACATCGCCCCTTAAGCGGTGCAGGGTGGTGGCCGATGGGTTTGAAAAGACCCGTGTGATTGTGGATGAGAGGCTTAAGGAGCGCTCCTTTGGTATATTTGAGTCTTTAAGCTGGGAGGAGATTGAGTATAGGTTTCCAGAGGAGGCAAGAGCTTTTTTGGATGATCCGTTCTTTTACAGACCCAAAAACGGTGAGAGTTTTGAAGATGTGCACAAGAGGGTTAAGGATTTTATCTCAGAAAGGCTTTCTTCGTTGGATGGTAATGTGTTGATAGTGGCGCACGGAGGGGTGAACAGGGTCTTTATAATGGAGTTTTTGTCCCTTAAGGGCAGCTCTGTTTTGAATATATCACAGGACTATGCCTGCATAAACCACTTTGAAAGCGATGGCGATTTTATGCTGGTAAAGCTTATAAACGGGAAGGTGTGTTTTGATAGGGGTGTTTGA